The nucleotide sequence ATGAAAGTTATGAATTCTCTTAGATCAGGATCATCATCAACTACGAGGATGTTTGTTCCAGTTGTATCGATCCCTTTAACTTCCGCGGTCCTGATATCTGATGAAGTCCTGCTGAAAGGCTTTGATTCAGAAACATTGACTGAGAAAGGAGAATCCGCGATTGCTTCTTCTGAAACGGTTGATAGTATCTCTGATGATGTTTCTGCAGTATGATTCTCAGTAGTTACAGAAATATCTTTCCTGATGCCTCCGGTGAGCCTTTTCTCCTCGAGAAAAATAGTATGGTATACATCGTTATAGCAGACTGTGAAATCCCGAAGAAGATCGATTGCATGATCGCTCATAAGGTATTGGCCGGCATCGTGGAGTTTTTGGCGCGTTTCGGATACCGAATCGTTTCTTTTGATTATAGAAATGACTTCAGGATTGAATCTCAGTATTTCGTAGATTCCCTGCCTGCCGATGTAACCTTTATCATTGCATTCCGGGCATCCAACAGGATCTGCAAGCTCCTGTGGAACGTTGTCAGTGAAGAGGCCTATCATTTCCACCTCATCGGGTTCGATAGGTCTGACTATCCTGCAATTGGGACACAGACGCTTGATAAGTCTTTGAGATTCTATAAGAAGAATGGAATCAATAAGGTCCGCCCTGTTGACACCAAGGCGTTCGAGCCTTCCAATTGAGGTTGTGGTGTTCGCGGAATGCAGTGTTCCGAAGGTAAGGTGTCCGGTGCTGGCAAGGTCCATAATTGTCTTGGCTGTGAATGGATCACGAATCTCGCCAAGATAAACGATGTCGGGATCCTGCCGGACTGCGGATTTCAGAAGTGCTTCAAAAGTGACTCCGGCCTTCTCGTTGACTTCCTGCTGGTTCGCGTATTTGATCTCGTACTCAACCGGATCCTCAATTGTCATCAGGCTCTTGTTCTGGATATCGATATTTGAAATAAGGCTGTAGAGAGTTGTGCTTTTGCCGGAACCGGTCGTACCAACAACTATTATCGCTCCCGTATGCTGCTGCGATACGTCGTACATGGTCTCGGCCTGTTCCGGGGTCATACCAAGTTCCGATAGTTTCATTGGCTCAGAATCCATATCCAGGAGACGAATGATAAGACTTTCGCCGTAAGGAGTTGATGTGGTTGCAAGCCGCATTTTATAATGTTTGCCTGCTATCCTGGCATCCAGGGATCCATCCTGAGGTTTTCTTCTTTCGGCGATATCCATGTTGGCCAATACCTTGAAACGACTCAGAAGGATTTTACCGGTTTTGGATTTTAAAGAGAATTTGTCGATCATATCACCATCTATGCGATATCTGACAACTGTCTTATCTGCCTTGGGTTCCATATGGATATCGCTGGCTTTTTCTTTTACGGCGGTAAACATGACCTTATCGGCTATGTACTTGATGGGCGAAGTGTTTATATCATCTTTCGTTGGCTCA is from Candidatus Aegiribacteria sp. and encodes:
- the tadA gene encoding Flp pilus assembly complex ATPase component TadA, translated to MEPDLILAPFAMSGMNISHFCSILQENPETAYTPTIVMYESDDISQGDIPEKPVGAVDIVICPLTNTQKFLDSVKSHLNTKKRWMRFKKKAAKSADNAVTDDYFDFITHLADSHNLDQDKRNILLQGNRNSIYESACNAGIEKDTLARCLADFCNLDYYPVIDPERIIADAFPVPFSRSKLILAIDTDEGISKYILSNPFDLQLRDTIDLIANNNVPVIAVAQPDSILALLKSEAPREEEVEVVSFGHADEDDDKKDTDVESELRLSGMLEIVREPTKDDINTSPIKYIADKVMFTAVKEKASDIHMEPKADKTVVRYRIDGDMIDKFSLKSKTGKILLSRFKVLANMDIAERRKPQDGSLDARIAGKHYKMRLATTSTPYGESLIIRLLDMDSEPMKLSELGMTPEQAETMYDVSQQHTGAIIVVGTTGSGKSTTLYSLISNIDIQNKSLMTIEDPVEYEIKYANQQEVNEKAGVTFEALLKSAVRQDPDIVYLGEIRDPFTAKTIMDLASTGHLTFGTLHSANTTTSIGRLERLGVNRADLIDSILLIESQRLIKRLCPNCRIVRPIEPDEVEMIGLFTDNVPQELADPVGCPECNDKGYIGRQGIYEILRFNPEVISIIKRNDSVSETRQKLHDAGQYLMSDHAIDLLRDFTVCYNDVYHTIFLEEKRLTGGIRKDISVTTENHTAETSSEILSTVSEEAIADSPFSVNVSESKPFSRTSSDIRTAEVKGIDTTGTNILVVDDDPDLREFITFILSKNGFNVTATGDGVDAIVTLSSQEFDLILSDVDMPNLNGFKLLEVINNKGIKTPVVFLTARDNQEDEIKGYELGAEDYIRKPIHKNTLVMRINKILKRSR